A window of Zingiber officinale cultivar Zhangliang chromosome 5A, Zo_v1.1, whole genome shotgun sequence contains these coding sequences:
- the LOC121981421 gene encoding uncharacterized protein LOC121981421, producing MSVNAYIYVRPGMVNMLRQFTRQKELCRAGVTRFATAFLTLERMHLQKQNLRKMFISKDWTESKWAKEAAGKKVAKIIMTLRFWSSIVHILKIYGPLVRVLRLVDGERKPAMGYIYEAMDRAKETIMKAFKEKEEKYKEVFEIIDARWECQLHRPLHAAGHYLNPEYFYSYTDSNICGEVVNGLFETMERLVSSAAEQDKITTQLSIYRKAEGLFGRNVAIRHRRALSPAEWWECYGANTPELQKFAIKVLSLTCSASGCERNWSVFEQIHSKKRNRLAQQRLNDLVFVKYNRALKLRYDARDKIDPISLTDIDDSNEWLMGRMDGESDNEEDELVFEGDDLTWDVVARASGAEEPEYCTRGKNIATMTSSSNARPKQVEKGNASSSMRHSSLRFRDEEEEEEIEFEEDEDNEEEEYNEDDLELDD from the exons atgagtgtgaatgcttacatttatgttcgccCCGGCATGGTAAATATGTTGAGGCAATTCACAAGACAAAAAGAGCTTTGTCGGGCAGGTGTCACAAGATTTGCTACAGCTTTTCTTACTCTTGAAAGGATGCACCTACAGaagcaaaatttaagaaaaatgttcatttcaaaagattggacagaaagtaaatgggcaaaagaagcggcggggaagaaggtagctaaaattatcatgacacttagattttggagcagtattgtgcatattttaaaaatatatggcCCTTTAGTCCGTGTTCTGAGATTGGTTGATGGCGAAAGAAAACCTGCAATGGGCTATATTTATGAGGCTatggatagggcaaaagaaacaattatgaaggccttcaaggagaaagaagagaaatacaaagaagtGTTTGAGATCATTGATGCGAGATGGGAATGTCAACTTCATCGGCCTCTGCATGCTGCAGGACATTATTTGAATCcagaatatttttattcatacacaGATTCAAATATCTGTGGAGAAGTGGTGAATGGTTTGTTTGAAACTATGGAGAGATTGGTTTCAAGCGCTGCCGAGCAAGATAAAATCACTACCCAGCTCTCTATATATCGAaaggcagaagggctatttgggAGGAATGTAGCAATTAGACATAGAAGAGCATTATCTCCAGCAGAATGGTGGGAATGCTATGGAGCAAATACCCCAGAATTGCAAAAGTTTGCTATTAAAGTACTTAGCCTCACTTGCAGTGCTTCTGGTTGTGAGCGCAATTGGAGTGTATTTGAGCag attcacagcaaaAAAAGAAATAGGCTAGCTCAGCAGCGCTTAAATGATTTGGTATTTGTGAAATACAATCGTGCCTTAAAGCTTCGGTATGATGCACGTGATAAGATTGACCCCATCTCTTTGACAGATATtgatgatagtaatgaatggttgatgggtagaatggatggagaaagtgataatgaagaagatgagttggtttTTGAAGGTGATGACTTGACATGGGATGTCGTTGCTAGGGCTAGTGGAGCTGAAGAGCCTGAATATTGTACTAGAGGAAAAAATATTGCAACCATGACCTCTAGTTCAAATGCTAGGCCTAAACAAGTCGAGAAGGGAAATGCATCTTCCTCTATGAGACACTCATCTCTAAGAtttagagatgaagaagaagaagaagaaattgaatttgaagaagatgaagataacgaagaagaagaatacaatgaggatgatcttgagcttgatgaTTAA